In Bacteroidales bacterium, one DNA window encodes the following:
- a CDS encoding gliding motility-associated C-terminal domain-containing protein, translated as MQPYCGLPSGTGNFNNATTLNPVYTPSAADIAAGTVTLTITASSAAPCVSASDAMVLDISRQAVVNAGADASICEGSAYTVSGATASYYSSILWTSSGTGVLSDETTLTPTYTPAAGETGVITLTLTATSDAPCTDATDQMTITITPAATVSAGADATICETGSYTLAGSAVANATTLLWSTSGTGTFNNISALHPIYTPSAADITAGAVTLTITATPAAPCTAVSDAMVLNINRQATVNAGADATICESGTYTLVNAVAANATTLLWATSGTGTFDDATTLNPVYTPSVADITAGSVTLTITASSAAPCSDATDAMVLNINGQATVNAGADATICETAGSYTLAGAAVTNATSLLWTTSGTGTFNNATTLNPVYTPSAADIAAGTVTLTITASSAAPCVSASDAMVLDISRQAVVNAGADATICESGTYTLVNATVTYATPYLWATSGTGTFDDATALNPVYTPSVADITAGSVTLTITASSAAPCSDATDAMVLNINRQATVNAGADATICETAGSYTLAGAAVANATTLLWTTSGTGYFNNATNLNPVYTPSAADIAAGTVTLTITASSAAPCVSASDAMVLDISRQAVVNAGADATICEGGTYTLVNAVVANATTLQWSHDGLGTLTNDNTLTPTYTPAAGETGVITLTLTATSTGPCVDATDQMTITITPAATVSAGADATICETGSYTLAGSAVANATTLLWSTSGTGSFNNITALHPIYTPSAADIVAGSVTLTITATPAAPCTAVSDAMVLNINRQAVVNAGIDATICENASYTVSTATSSYAASILWTHNGLGTISGAGTMTPTYTPAAGETGVITLTVTATSASPCVDVTDQMTITITPAATVSAGPDATICETGTYTLAGSAVANATTLLWSTSGTGSFNNAAALHAIYIPSAADILNGSVTLTLTAYPSAPCPVISDEMVLTISRQAIVNAGTDASICEGATYTVNSATSSYATLITWIHNGLGTLTGANTLTPTYTPAAGETGVITLTLTATSAGPCVDATDQMTISITPAATVSAGPDATICETGNHTLAGSSATNAISLLWSTSGTGSFNNAAALNPIYIPSAADILNGSVTLTLSVTPAAPCAIVTDAMVLTISHQAIVNAGTDASICEGSTYTISGAAVANATTLQWTHNGLGTLSGAGTLTPTYTPAAGETGVITLTLTATSTSPCVDATDQMTISITPAATVFAGPDATICETGTYSLANSAVANATTLLWSTSGTGSFNNAAALNPIYIPSAADILNGTVTLTLTATPASPCATASDAMVLTINRQAVVNAGTDATICETSGTYTLSNSSAQYATAYLWSSSGTGSFNDASLLHPVYTPSAADILAGSVTITVTASSTAPCVDATDAMVLNINRQAIVNAGTDATICETGTYSLTTATAQYATSFLWTTTGTGSFNNPTSLNPVYNPSPNDVLDGFVILTLTATSTAPCVSATDDMTLHINRQAIVNAGPDGTICEGSTFTVSGATSLYAASINWSHNGLGTLSGANTITPTYSPAIGETGVITMVLTGTSVTPCLSVTDQMNITINPGAVVSAGSDATICETGTYTLSGSAASNYSSLLWTTSGEGMFNNPAGLHPTYIPSASDILNGSVVLTLTATGIAPCGTISDNMTLYISHQAIANAGPDATLCEGSSFAVTSAAASYQTSITWTHNGTGILTGASTLTPVYTPGIGETGDIILTLSVTSAAPCNPASDQMTLHIYALPSAYAGVDTTICEGSSYAILGSTASNFSSLIWSTSGTGTFNNAGVLHPVYVPSQSDVVNGFVFLVLNAYGNGPCPAATDSMQLFINQATTANAGPDATICQGSMGFTVSGATAQDYTSILWTTNGLGLLNNPNTLSPTYIPQTGETGTITLTLTAYAAAPCPDVVDGMNLTILPAPVASAGIDDSICEGQVFIPNTANAGYYTNLMWTTSGTGYFSNPTALHPTYTPSASDILNESVVLTITATGTAPCTTVSDDMMLIIRRIPVANAGDDAAICQGSDFTVTTAIASNYTGLIWTHNGNGNLVNETTINPTYQPAPGETGVVILTMTLSGTPVCGTVSDAMSLSIYPEPMAEAGDNVSGCSNNPVVLNSSIANGAASLIWTTSGTGTFNNASLLHATYTPSANDVLSGEVILTLTVTGTAPCGIVADSLVLTLYSEPTANAGPDAVTCNNMPFTITTATITGSEDFEWTHNGAGTLNGAGTLSPTYVPASAESGNVVITLTVHGAEPCGTVIDQMVLTVNPVAIVYAGSDLATCEMSPIQVSGATAQNYSSILWTTNGSGTFNDASVINPVYTPSSADMSTGMVILTLNISGIAPCSDLSDQLVLSIIKTPAVDAGADAATCEGNSYTITGTSASNFSSLNWTYSPSNSGTLSGLGSLNPTFTPAAGYYGDVTLTITASGNTACGNVTATDQMTLTIHKAVTANAGLDQQISAGAITSLQGSAIDGSGFYAWSWQPESLLENPTVMEPVTLPIITNTLFTLTVLDLSTGCTDSDDVQILIGGTNTGPTAVPDYDTTIVNRSITLDVLSNDLNPEGDPLTISFCDYPDHGIVVLNSDSTITYTPYDGYEGDDSFCYQICDNGEPVSCSSNTVYIKVKAASMDDLVIYNGISPNTDGTNDEWIIRGIDKYPDNTVLIFNRWGDKIREFSGYNNKDQSWDGTNDQDKKVPDGTYFYILEIKNVGTRTGWIFVRGNSNSN; from the coding sequence ATGCAACCCTACTGTGGACTACCCTCAGGTACTGGTAACTTCAACAATGCAACCACTCTCAACCCGGTTTACACTCCAAGTGCTGCTGATATTGCCGCCGGTACCGTTACCCTTACCATCACAGCTTCATCCGCTGCTCCTTGCGTAAGTGCTTCCGATGCAATGGTGCTCGATATCTCACGCCAGGCTGTGGTTAATGCTGGTGCTGACGCATCAATCTGTGAAGGTTCTGCCTATACAGTATCTGGTGCAACTGCTTCATATTATTCAAGCATCCTCTGGACAAGTTCAGGAACAGGTGTTCTTTCAGATGAAACAACCCTTACCCCGACCTATACTCCTGCAGCCGGTGAAACAGGTGTGATCACTCTCACCCTCACTGCTACTTCCGATGCTCCTTGTACTGACGCCACCGATCAGATGACAATCACCATCACTCCTGCCGCTACAGTTTCTGCAGGTGCTGATGCTACCATCTGTGAAACAGGTTCATATACCCTGGCTGGTTCGGCCGTTGCAAATGCAACGACCCTACTGTGGTCAACTTCTGGTACAGGTACTTTCAATAACATATCTGCTCTGCATCCGATCTATACTCCTTCGGCTGCCGATATCACTGCCGGTGCTGTTACCCTCACCATTACTGCAACTCCAGCTGCTCCTTGCACTGCTGTCAGTGATGCTATGGTTCTCAACATCAACCGTCAGGCTACCGTTAATGCAGGTGCTGATGCTACCATCTGTGAAAGTGGTACCTATACATTGGTAAATGCAGTCGCTGCGAATGCAACGACCCTACTGTGGGCAACCTCAGGTACTGGTACATTCGATGATGCTACAACCCTCAACCCGGTTTATACTCCAAGTGTGGCCGATATCACTGCAGGTTCAGTGACTCTGACCATCACAGCCTCATCCGCTGCTCCTTGTTCAGATGCTACCGATGCAATGGTGCTCAACATCAACGGTCAGGCTACTGTTAACGCCGGCGCTGATGCTACCATCTGCGAGACTGCTGGTTCATATACTCTGGCCGGTGCGGCCGTTACGAATGCAACGTCCCTGCTGTGGACTACCTCAGGTACTGGTACATTCAACAATGCAACCACTCTCAACCCGGTTTACACTCCAAGTGCTGCTGATATTGCCGCCGGTACCGTTACCCTTACCATCACAGCTTCATCCGCTGCTCCTTGTGTAAGTGCTTCCGATGCCATGGTGCTCGATATCTCACGCCAGGCTGTGGTCAACGCCGGTGCTGATGCTACAATCTGTGAAAGTGGTACCTATACATTGGTAAATGCAACCGTTACCTATGCAACCCCCTACCTCTGGGCAACCTCAGGTACCGGTACTTTCGATGATGCTACTGCTCTCAACCCGGTTTATACTCCAAGTGTGGCCGATATCACTGCAGGTTCAGTTACTCTGACCATCACAGCATCATCCGCTGCTCCTTGTTCAGATGCTACTGATGCAATGGTTCTTAACATCAACCGTCAGGCTACCGTTAACGCCGGCGCTGATGCCACCATCTGCGAGACTGCTGGTTCATACACACTGGCCGGTGCGGCTGTTGCCAATGCAACGACCCTACTGTGGACTACCTCAGGTACAGGTTACTTCAACAACGCAACCAACCTCAACCCGGTTTACACTCCAAGTGCTGCTGATATTGCCGCCGGCACCGTTACCCTTACCATCACAGCTTCATCCGCTGCTCCTTGTGTAAGTGCTTCCGATGCAATGGTTCTCGATATCTCACGCCAGGCTGTGGTAAATGCTGGTGCTGATGCCACTATCTGTGAAGGTGGTACCTATACATTGGTAAATGCAGTCGTTGCGAATGCAACGACCCTACAATGGTCACATGACGGTCTGGGTACACTCACCAATGACAACACCCTTACCCCGACCTATACTCCAGCTGCTGGTGAAACTGGTGTTATCACCCTGACCCTTACTGCTACATCAACTGGTCCATGCGTAGATGCTACCGATCAGATGACAATTACCATCACTCCTGCAGCTACAGTATCTGCAGGTGCTGATGCTACTATCTGTGAAACAGGTTCATATACCCTGGCTGGTTCGGCCGTTGCAAATGCAACGACCCTACTATGGTCAACCTCAGGTACTGGTTCATTCAACAATATCACTGCACTTCACCCAATTTATACTCCAAGTGCTGCCGATATCGTTGCAGGTTCCGTCACACTGACTATTACAGCCACACCAGCTGCTCCTTGCACAGCAGTAAGCGATGCAATGGTACTCAACATCAACCGCCAGGCTGTGGTTAATGCAGGCATCGATGCCACCATCTGTGAAAATGCTTCCTACACCGTTAGCACCGCCACATCAAGCTATGCAGCTTCGATCCTGTGGACCCACAACGGACTTGGAACAATTTCAGGAGCCGGCACAATGACACCTACCTATACTCCTGCTGCTGGTGAAACCGGTGTTATTACTCTCACTGTAACAGCAACATCGGCCAGTCCATGTGTTGATGTAACAGATCAGATGACCATCACCATCACTCCTGCCGCTACAGTATCTGCAGGTCCTGATGCCACCATCTGCGAAACAGGTACCTATACCTTGGCTGGTTCGGCCGTTGCAAATGCAACGACCCTACTATGGTCAACTTCGGGTACAGGTTCATTCAACAATGCCGCTGCCCTCCATGCAATCTACATCCCAAGTGCTGCAGATATTCTGAACGGATCGGTTACCTTAACTCTGACAGCATATCCATCTGCTCCATGTCCTGTTATCAGTGATGAAATGGTACTCACCATCAGCCGTCAGGCTATTGTGAATGCCGGAACTGATGCTTCCATCTGCGAAGGTGCTACCTATACCGTCAACAGTGCAACTTCCAGCTATGCAACCCTGATTACATGGATTCATAATGGCCTTGGAACACTGACTGGTGCTAACACCCTCACCCCAACCTATACTCCGGCTGCAGGTGAAACTGGTGTAATCACACTGACCCTTACTGCTACTTCCGCCGGTCCATGTGTAGATGCTACCGACCAGATGACTATTTCCATCACTCCTGCTGCTACAGTATCTGCAGGACCTGATGCCACCATCTGCGAAACAGGCAACCATACTCTTGCCGGAAGTTCAGCAACCAATGCCATCTCACTGCTATGGTCAACTTCAGGTACCGGATCCTTCAACAATGCTGCTGCACTCAATCCAATCTACATCCCGAGTGCTGCAGATATCCTGAACGGATCAGTTACCCTCACCCTATCCGTAACACCTGCTGCACCATGCGCAATTGTTACCGATGCAATGGTTCTGACTATCAGTCACCAGGCAATCGTAAATGCAGGCACTGATGCTTCAATCTGTGAAGGTTCAACCTATACCATATCTGGAGCGGCTGTTGCAAATGCAACGACCCTACAATGGACCCATAACGGACTTGGTACATTAAGCGGTGCAGGCACCCTTACGCCTACCTATACTCCGGCTGCCGGTGAAACAGGTGTTATCACCCTGACCCTGACAGCTACTTCAACTTCACCTTGTGTTGATGCAACTGACCAGATGACCATATCCATCACTCCTGCCGCAACTGTATTCGCAGGACCTGATGCTACCATCTGCGAAACAGGTACATATTCCCTGGCTAATTCGGCCGTTGCAAATGCAACGACCCTACTGTGGTCAACATCAGGTACCGGTTCATTCAACAATGCCGCCGCACTGAATCCAATCTACATCCCAAGTGCAGCGGATATCCTGAACGGAACCGTTACCCTGACCCTGACTGCAACACCAGCATCCCCATGCGCTACAGCAAGCGATGCCATGGTTCTGACGATTAACCGTCAGGCAGTTGTGAACGCCGGTACTGATGCCACAATTTGTGAGACTTCAGGAACCTATACACTCAGCAATTCGTCAGCACAGTATGCTACTGCCTATCTATGGAGCAGCAGCGGAACAGGCAGCTTCAATGATGCCAGCCTGTTGCATCCGGTTTACACACCAAGTGCTGCTGATATTCTTGCCGGAAGTGTTACAATCACAGTTACTGCAAGTTCAACCGCACCATGCGTTGATGCAACAGATGCGATGGTTCTGAACATCAACCGTCAGGCAATTGTAAATGCCGGAACAGATGCAACCATCTGTGAAACCGGTACCTACTCATTAACTACAGCTACTGCACAATATGCTACTTCCTTCCTCTGGACAACCACTGGAACAGGATCCTTCAACAATCCTACCTCACTCAACCCGGTTTACAACCCGAGTCCTAATGACGTACTCGATGGATTTGTAATCCTTACTCTGACAGCAACCTCAACAGCACCTTGTGTAAGTGCCACAGATGACATGACACTCCATATCAACCGTCAGGCCATTGTAAATGCCGGACCTGATGGAACCATTTGTGAAGGATCAACCTTTACAGTAAGCGGAGCAACATCATTGTATGCTGCATCCATTAACTGGTCACATAATGGTCTGGGAACACTGAGTGGTGCCAATACAATAACTCCGACTTATTCACCTGCAATAGGAGAAACCGGAGTTATTACCATGGTTCTGACCGGAACTTCGGTAACACCATGCCTTAGTGTAACAGATCAGATGAACATCACCATCAACCCGGGTGCAGTCGTATCAGCAGGATCTGATGCCACTATCTGTGAAACAGGAACCTATACACTCTCTGGTTCAGCTGCATCGAATTACAGCTCACTGCTGTGGACTACTTCGGGAGAAGGTATGTTCAATAATCCTGCAGGATTGCATCCTACCTATATTCCAAGTGCAAGTGACATCCTGAACGGATCTGTTGTACTTACCCTGACAGCTACAGGCATAGCACCTTGTGGAACCATAAGCGACAATATGACGCTATACATTTCACACCAGGCTATTGCCAATGCAGGACCGGATGCAACACTCTGCGAAGGATCAAGCTTTGCCGTTACCTCTGCAGCTGCTTCTTACCAGACAAGTATTACATGGACACATAATGGCACAGGTATTTTGACCGGAGCCAGCACGCTGACCCCAGTTTATACTCCAGGTATAGGTGAAACAGGTGATATTATCCTGACCTTAAGTGTAACCTCTGCTGCTCCATGTAATCCTGCATCTGATCAGATGACCCTTCACATCTATGCTTTACCTTCTGCCTATGCAGGTGTTGATACAACTATTTGTGAAGGCTCTTCCTATGCAATTCTTGGGTCAACGGCTTCCAACTTCAGTTCACTAATCTGGAGTACATCAGGAACAGGTACATTCAACAATGCAGGTGTGCTTCATCCTGTGTATGTGCCTTCACAAAGTGATGTGGTGAATGGATTCGTATTCCTGGTATTGAATGCTTACGGAAATGGACCTTGTCCGGCAGCTACTGATAGTATGCAGTTGTTCATCAACCAGGCTACTACTGCCAACGCAGGACCTGATGCCACAATTTGTCAGGGAAGTATGGGATTCACTGTAAGCGGTGCAACAGCTCAGGATTATACCTCAATCCTATGGACAACCAATGGTTTAGGTTTACTGAACAATCCGAATACGCTGAGCCCGACTTATATACCGCAAACCGGAGAAACTGGAACTATTACCTTAACATTGACTGCTTATGCAGCAGCTCCTTGTCCTGACGTAGTAGATGGTATGAACCTTACGATTCTGCCAGCTCCTGTAGCTTCAGCCGGTATTGATGACTCTATATGCGAAGGACAGGTATTCATTCCGAATACTGCCAATGCAGGGTATTATACCAACCTGATGTGGACAACCAGTGGAACAGGGTATTTCAGTAATCCAACTGCATTACATCCTACCTATACTCCAAGTGCCAGTGACATCCTGAATGAATCTGTGGTATTAACCATAACCGCCACAGGAACAGCACCATGCACAACTGTAAGCGATGATATGATGTTAATTATCCGTCGCATTCCAGTTGCCAATGCAGGTGATGATGCTGCAATCTGCCAGGGTTCTGACTTTACAGTAACTACTGCGATTGCATCCAACTACACAGGCTTGATCTGGACTCATAACGGAAATGGTAACCTGGTAAATGAAACCACTATCAATCCAACCTACCAACCTGCACCTGGTGAAACGGGAGTGGTAATTCTGACGATGACGTTATCTGGCACACCAGTCTGCGGCACCGTTTCAGATGCCATGTCGTTGAGCATCTATCCAGAACCTATGGCTGAAGCTGGTGACAATGTCTCAGGTTGCAGCAACAACCCGGTTGTTCTGAACTCTTCTATTGCCAATGGTGCAGCAAGTCTGATCTGGACAACGTCCGGTACCGGAACCTTCAACAATGCATCGTTGCTCCATGCTACCTATACCCCAAGTGCAAATGATGTACTCAGCGGAGAGGTAATTCTCACCCTCACGGTTACAGGAACTGCACCATGCGGAATCGTTGCCGATAGCCTTGTACTCACACTATACTCTGAACCTACAGCCAATGCAGGTCCGGATGCAGTTACCTGTAACAACATGCCATTCACCATCACTACTGCAACGATTACCGGAAGTGAAGATTTTGAATGGACACATAACGGTGCGGGTACGTTAAATGGTGCAGGTACACTATCACCAACCTATGTCCCCGCTTCAGCTGAATCAGGAAATGTTGTTATTACTCTGACAGTGCATGGTGCTGAGCCTTGCGGAACAGTGATTGATCAGATGGTACTGACAGTGAATCCTGTAGCGATAGTTTATGCAGGCAGCGATCTTGCAACCTGTGAAATGAGCCCGATCCAGGTATCCGGTGCAACTGCGCAGAATTACAGTTCAATACTCTGGACGACTAATGGATCAGGTACTTTCAATGATGCTTCAGTGATTAACCCTGTCTACACTCCAAGTTCTGCTGATATGTCAACAGGAATGGTAATCCTGACACTCAACATTAGCGGAATAGCTCCATGCAGCGACCTGTCAGACCAGCTGGTACTCTCCATTATCAAAACACCTGCTGTTGATGCTGGCGCAGATGCAGCCACATGTGAAGGCAATAGTTATACCATCACAGGTACATCTGCATCCAATTTCAGCTCGCTTAACTGGACTTACTCACCTTCAAATAGTGGAACTCTAAGTGGACTGGGATCACTCAATCCTACATTCACTCCGGCAGCAGGCTATTATGGTGATGTCACACTTACTATCACAGCCAGTGGCAACACTGCTTGCGGAAATGTAACGGCTACAGATCAGATGACACTTACGATTCATAAGGCTGTAACTGCCAATGCAGGTCTTGATCAGCAAATCTCAGCAGGGGCTATCACATCATTGCAGGGCTCTGCAATCGACGGTTCCGGTTTCTATGCATGGAGCTGGCAGCCAGAATCATTGCTTGAGAATCCGACTGTTATGGAACCAGTGACATTACCTATCATCACGAATACGCTCTTCACCTTAACTGTACTTGACCTTTCAACCGGCTGTACAGACAGTGATGACGTTCAAATCCTGATTGGTGGCACCAATACCGGACCTACGGCTGTTCCTGATTATGATACGACTATTGTGAACCGTTCAATCACACTGGATGTACTCTCCAATGACCTGAACCCTGAAGGTGATCCGCTTACCATCAGCTTCTGCGACTATCCGGATCATGGTATAGTAGTACTCAACTCTGACAGTACCATTACCTATACTCCATATGACGGGTATGAAGGCGATGACTCATTCTGCT